A DNA window from Drosophila gunungcola strain Sukarami chromosome X unlocalized genomic scaffold, Dgunungcola_SK_2 000049F, whole genome shotgun sequence contains the following coding sequences:
- the LOC128260996 gene encoding uncharacterized protein LOC128260996 isoform X2, whose translation MSQGDDYQLALMLQEQLNSEPGQNSSAISGENKDSDYQMALKLQALLDSENEREEEGLASDLDTSLQFVYPSKQAKTNTMSNGNTANTGKGKPQPPVRAIQASHDEYLNQTVNLVHPQWELVDPTPDIFSMFLRFDEKFFQKRLGAVALEWSKRMYSCAGICYQRGNRFVKEVTIRLSEPLLKLRPRKDLVETLLHEMIHAYCFILNIREGNGGHGPNFKRMMETINKVAGTNISVYHTFHDEVAAYRTHIWRCTGICQERTPFQGYVKRTANRPPGPSDQWWEKHTRECGGTFIKVGEPSKPSKPPKLEAKPRAKKAFPPPPVAAPKDDIRNWLGKPAAKKPATEAALLGNLVGAMPPTSYPGLSTDPFVMPKPPAAVKPRGANIVSFGDLNSSGEGDDQPAGARQPEMSGQGYSVGRASSGVVIDITGTDSPNPTQLRNMRLERFGQASSTQKSKADADAVANANEDAARKRRRASSDSDIVSWESYDDDVMVRNVEMPVIDLEDSDSDQEQQPEKEAARKPGARHTMSSLERTQIIKREVMEDESSYSEDDILFIDDEYDDGEAAASDASLTAATELADQSIIDDLFGEDTLLQEFQRENSVLPSCSNYSSNVDNDIVSCPICFEKMKRTQLANHFEGCSITVRVEFKAKWSQPSATTSNTSKPSTSRRSQPKPKPKSKRAEAKQILRDAGYTNTEIDELNLSSSSDSATVLSSEDDLTPRQRRQRSLFKQTVFCPKCGQELMGHQMKVHRSVCQANKR comes from the exons ATGTCGCAGGGGGATGACTATCAGCTCGCCCTGATGCTGCAGGAACAGCTGAACTCTGAGCCAGGGCAAAATAGCTCAGCCATCAGTGGCGAGAACAAA GATTCGGACTATCAGATGGCCCTAAAGCTGCAGGCCCTTCTGGATTCGGAGAACGAGCGCGAAGAGGAAGGCCTGGCCAGCGACTTGGACACCAGTCTCCAGTTCGTATACCCGTCCAAGCAGGCTAAAACT AACACAATGAGCAACGGAAATACTGCAAATACTGGAAAGGGGAAGCCGCAACCGCCAGTGCGGGCCATTCAGGCCAGCCATGATGAATATCTCAACCAGACGGTAAACCTGGTGCATCCGCAGTGGGAACTGGTCGATCCCACTCCTGACATCTTCTCCATGTTCCTCCGCTTCGACGAGAAGTTCTTCCAGAAGCGCCTGGGCGCCGTGGCCCTCGAGTGGAGCAAGCGGATGTACTCGTGCGCGGGCATCTGCTACCAGCGGGGCAATCGATTCGTCAAGGAGGTGACCATCCGGCTGAGCGAACCGCTGCTCAAGCTGCGTCCGCGGAAGGATCTCGTCGAGACGCTCTTG CACGAGATGATTCACGCTTACTGCTTTATCCTCAACATCCGCGAGGGCAACGGAGGTCATGGGCCCAACTTCAAGCGCATGATGGAGACGATAAACAAGGTGGCGGGCACGAACATCTCCGTTTACCACACATTCCACGACGAGGTGGCCGCCTATCGTACACACATATGGCGCTGCACGGGCATTTGCCAGGAGCGCACGCCCTTCCAGGGCTATGTGAAGCGCACAGCCAACCGGCCACCCGGACCCAGTGACCAGTGGTGGGAGAAGCACACGCGCGAGTGTGGCGGCACCTTCATAAAGGTGGGTGAGCCGTCCAAACCATCCAAGCCCCCCAAGTTGGAGGCCAAGCCGAGGGCGAAGAAGGCTTTTCCTCCGCCGCCAGTGGCTGCGCCCAAAGATGATATACGCAACTGGCTGGGCAAGCCGGCGGCCAAGAAGCCAGCCACCGAGGCTGCTTTGCTGGGCAATCTGGTGGGCGCCATGCCACCGACCTCATATCCGGGACTCTCCACCGATCCCTTTGTCATGCCCAAGCCGCCAGCTGCAGTCAAGCCGCGTGGCGCGAACATTGTGAGCTTCGGCGATCTCAACAGTAGTGGCGAAGGGGATGACCAGCCCGCAGGAGCACGCCAGCCTGAGATGAGCGGACAGGGCTATAGCGTCGGCAGAGCCAGCTCCGGAGTGGTCATCGATATTACCGGCACTGACAGTCCCAATCCCACTCAACTGCGCAATATGCGTCTGGAGCGGTTTGGTCAGGCTAGTTCCACTCAGAAATCCAAAGCAGATGCAGATGCGgttgcaaatgcaaatgaagaTGCAGCCAGAAAGCGACGCCGTGCTTCCAGTGATAGCGATATAGTCAGCTGGGAGTCCTACGACGATGATGTGATGGTCAGAAATGTGGAAATGCCCGTGATTGATCTGGAGGACAGCGATAGCGatcaggagcagcagccgGAGAAGGAGGCTGCCAGGAAGCCAGGTGCTAGGCACACCATGAGCAGTCTTGAGCGCACCCAGATCATCAAGCGTGAGGTGATGGAGGACGAATCGTCCTATTCCGAGGACGATATCCTCTTCATCGATGACGAATACGACGATGGGGAGGCGGCGGCCAGCGATGCCAGTCTCACGGCGGCCACCGAACTGGCCGACCAGTCAATCATCGACGATCTCTTCGGGGAGGACACGCTGCTTCAGGAGTTCCAGCGCGAGAACTCCGTGCTGCCTAGTTGCTCGAACTACTCCAGCAATGTGGACAACGACATCGTCTCCTGTCCCATTTGCTTTGAGAAGATGAAGCGTACGCAGCTGGCCAATCACTTCGAGGGCTGCAGCATCACGGTGCGCGTGGAGTTTAAGGCGAAATGGAGCCAGCCAAGTGCCACCACTTCCAACACCTCGAAGCCCTCCACTTCCCGTCGCTCccagccaaagccaaagccaaagtcgAAGCGCGCTGAGGCAAAGCAGATTCTGCGCGATGCCGGATACACTAACACGGAGATCGACGAGCTGAATCTGAGCTCCTCCAGCGATTCGGCCACCGTGCTGTCCAGCGAGGATGACCTAACTCCCCGCCAGCGCCGTCAGCGCAGCTTGTTCAAACAGACCGTGTTCTGCCCAAAATGCGGCCAGGAGCTGATGGGCCACCAGATGAAGGTGCACCGCTCCGTTTGCCAGGCCAATAAGCGCTAG
- the LOC128260996 gene encoding uncharacterized protein LOC128260996 isoform X1: MSQGDDYQLALMLQEQLNSEPGQNSSAISGENKVVQDSDYQMALKLQALLDSENEREEEGLASDLDTSLQFVYPSKQAKTNTMSNGNTANTGKGKPQPPVRAIQASHDEYLNQTVNLVHPQWELVDPTPDIFSMFLRFDEKFFQKRLGAVALEWSKRMYSCAGICYQRGNRFVKEVTIRLSEPLLKLRPRKDLVETLLHEMIHAYCFILNIREGNGGHGPNFKRMMETINKVAGTNISVYHTFHDEVAAYRTHIWRCTGICQERTPFQGYVKRTANRPPGPSDQWWEKHTRECGGTFIKVGEPSKPSKPPKLEAKPRAKKAFPPPPVAAPKDDIRNWLGKPAAKKPATEAALLGNLVGAMPPTSYPGLSTDPFVMPKPPAAVKPRGANIVSFGDLNSSGEGDDQPAGARQPEMSGQGYSVGRASSGVVIDITGTDSPNPTQLRNMRLERFGQASSTQKSKADADAVANANEDAARKRRRASSDSDIVSWESYDDDVMVRNVEMPVIDLEDSDSDQEQQPEKEAARKPGARHTMSSLERTQIIKREVMEDESSYSEDDILFIDDEYDDGEAAASDASLTAATELADQSIIDDLFGEDTLLQEFQRENSVLPSCSNYSSNVDNDIVSCPICFEKMKRTQLANHFEGCSITVRVEFKAKWSQPSATTSNTSKPSTSRRSQPKPKPKSKRAEAKQILRDAGYTNTEIDELNLSSSSDSATVLSSEDDLTPRQRRQRSLFKQTVFCPKCGQELMGHQMKVHRSVCQANKR; encoded by the exons ATGTCGCAGGGGGATGACTATCAGCTCGCCCTGATGCTGCAGGAACAGCTGAACTCTGAGCCAGGGCAAAATAGCTCAGCCATCAGTGGCGAGAACAAA GTTGTGCAGGATTCGGACTATCAGATGGCCCTAAAGCTGCAGGCCCTTCTGGATTCGGAGAACGAGCGCGAAGAGGAAGGCCTGGCCAGCGACTTGGACACCAGTCTCCAGTTCGTATACCCGTCCAAGCAGGCTAAAACT AACACAATGAGCAACGGAAATACTGCAAATACTGGAAAGGGGAAGCCGCAACCGCCAGTGCGGGCCATTCAGGCCAGCCATGATGAATATCTCAACCAGACGGTAAACCTGGTGCATCCGCAGTGGGAACTGGTCGATCCCACTCCTGACATCTTCTCCATGTTCCTCCGCTTCGACGAGAAGTTCTTCCAGAAGCGCCTGGGCGCCGTGGCCCTCGAGTGGAGCAAGCGGATGTACTCGTGCGCGGGCATCTGCTACCAGCGGGGCAATCGATTCGTCAAGGAGGTGACCATCCGGCTGAGCGAACCGCTGCTCAAGCTGCGTCCGCGGAAGGATCTCGTCGAGACGCTCTTG CACGAGATGATTCACGCTTACTGCTTTATCCTCAACATCCGCGAGGGCAACGGAGGTCATGGGCCCAACTTCAAGCGCATGATGGAGACGATAAACAAGGTGGCGGGCACGAACATCTCCGTTTACCACACATTCCACGACGAGGTGGCCGCCTATCGTACACACATATGGCGCTGCACGGGCATTTGCCAGGAGCGCACGCCCTTCCAGGGCTATGTGAAGCGCACAGCCAACCGGCCACCCGGACCCAGTGACCAGTGGTGGGAGAAGCACACGCGCGAGTGTGGCGGCACCTTCATAAAGGTGGGTGAGCCGTCCAAACCATCCAAGCCCCCCAAGTTGGAGGCCAAGCCGAGGGCGAAGAAGGCTTTTCCTCCGCCGCCAGTGGCTGCGCCCAAAGATGATATACGCAACTGGCTGGGCAAGCCGGCGGCCAAGAAGCCAGCCACCGAGGCTGCTTTGCTGGGCAATCTGGTGGGCGCCATGCCACCGACCTCATATCCGGGACTCTCCACCGATCCCTTTGTCATGCCCAAGCCGCCAGCTGCAGTCAAGCCGCGTGGCGCGAACATTGTGAGCTTCGGCGATCTCAACAGTAGTGGCGAAGGGGATGACCAGCCCGCAGGAGCACGCCAGCCTGAGATGAGCGGACAGGGCTATAGCGTCGGCAGAGCCAGCTCCGGAGTGGTCATCGATATTACCGGCACTGACAGTCCCAATCCCACTCAACTGCGCAATATGCGTCTGGAGCGGTTTGGTCAGGCTAGTTCCACTCAGAAATCCAAAGCAGATGCAGATGCGgttgcaaatgcaaatgaagaTGCAGCCAGAAAGCGACGCCGTGCTTCCAGTGATAGCGATATAGTCAGCTGGGAGTCCTACGACGATGATGTGATGGTCAGAAATGTGGAAATGCCCGTGATTGATCTGGAGGACAGCGATAGCGatcaggagcagcagccgGAGAAGGAGGCTGCCAGGAAGCCAGGTGCTAGGCACACCATGAGCAGTCTTGAGCGCACCCAGATCATCAAGCGTGAGGTGATGGAGGACGAATCGTCCTATTCCGAGGACGATATCCTCTTCATCGATGACGAATACGACGATGGGGAGGCGGCGGCCAGCGATGCCAGTCTCACGGCGGCCACCGAACTGGCCGACCAGTCAATCATCGACGATCTCTTCGGGGAGGACACGCTGCTTCAGGAGTTCCAGCGCGAGAACTCCGTGCTGCCTAGTTGCTCGAACTACTCCAGCAATGTGGACAACGACATCGTCTCCTGTCCCATTTGCTTTGAGAAGATGAAGCGTACGCAGCTGGCCAATCACTTCGAGGGCTGCAGCATCACGGTGCGCGTGGAGTTTAAGGCGAAATGGAGCCAGCCAAGTGCCACCACTTCCAACACCTCGAAGCCCTCCACTTCCCGTCGCTCccagccaaagccaaagccaaagtcgAAGCGCGCTGAGGCAAAGCAGATTCTGCGCGATGCCGGATACACTAACACGGAGATCGACGAGCTGAATCTGAGCTCCTCCAGCGATTCGGCCACCGTGCTGTCCAGCGAGGATGACCTAACTCCCCGCCAGCGCCGTCAGCGCAGCTTGTTCAAACAGACCGTGTTCTGCCCAAAATGCGGCCAGGAGCTGATGGGCCACCAGATGAAGGTGCACCGCTCCGTTTGCCAGGCCAATAAGCGCTAG
- the LOC128261000 gene encoding uncharacterized protein LOC128261000 has product MKYISKRQRKRQGLPQAVIDQDSGAKGQKKKNKRLPKKAKIKRSHNNPAKLLDRTNKFQYQSSSYSYASAEQRQRVQGPLLPSPDSSQSEGSVTSSQESSATSTSTSTSTSGGDLELESSQRRKGHYTHSGQSLTLASFIDPELLMRTSAGKFSKFPGKSLMALPLPPIVSTLRKPPPTLPLPMTTALPSALPIPKPLPSPPPKQLPMLPTASFAEWYKSGQWVSFVNDLPEDPDDISWISSQTAMPRISVLCHEPDFGPLMTPNKGDGVPPPEFWRNPLSLAVSGLDIPDKEFFECLKLKPIGYEMLLARKQKRAQKSVEEQVMELVKWVESTQYIWQVMPEKPMTWCLQRQHLQRPPNCGIYMPKQHLQRKQQYRQQHQQHQQHQQHQQHQQHQQHHQHHQYQQKRYQQQHKKYQYKQQHKVPNNLFNLSVHDNWGAAGAAAVNMYPQPMVTWPPYSQQRIHNSNKAGSGSGSGFHGNQRQQKSRNFINNWWDNPFYVNCVAQMEPFPVDLMPEELHAAQMYAMQGVHFYEMPMPMDTVYYGAPPPYVPYQQAVGPFQPSMVPQMGGPPPGFYPNRQSGRMPDAGPQEGYYSGGACGTSKASAGATGSKIWKPKGNGSTADD; this is encoded by the exons ATGAAGTATATTAGCAAGCGCCAAAGAAAGCGACAGGGCTTGCCGCAAGCGGTAATTGATCAAGACAGCGGTGCAAAAGgccagaagaaaaaaaacaagcggCTTCCAAAGAAAGCCAAAATAAAGCGAAGCCACAACAACCCGGCAAAACTT TTGGACAGaacgaataaatttcaatacCAGTCCAGTTCGTATTCGTATGCATCGGCCG AACAACGCCAGCGTGTCCAGGGCCCATTGCTACCGTCACCGGATAGTTCCCAGTCCGAGGGCAGCGTGACCAGTAGCCAGGAGAGCAGTGCCAcaagcaccagcaccagcaccagcaccagcggGGGCGATCTGGAGTTGGAGAGCTCGCAGCGCCGCAAGGGACACTATACCCACTCCGGCCAGTCCCTAACCCTTGCCAGCTTCATTGATCCGGAGCTGCTCATGCGGACAAGCGCGGGCAAGTTCTCGAAATTCCCGGGGAAGTCATTAATGGCTTTGCCATTACCGCCAATAGTATCAACTTTACGGAAACCGCCACCGACTCTACCACTACCCATGACAACAGCTTTACCATCAGCTTTACCAATACCCAAACCATTGCCATCTCCGCCGCCGAAGCAGCTGCCCATGTTGCCAACGGCCAGCTTCGCCGAGTGGTACAAGTCCGGTCAGTGGGTCTCGTTTGTGAATGATTTACCCGAGGATCCTGATGATATCTCATGGATCTCTAGTCAGACAGCCATGCCGCGCATATCGGTTCTGTGCCACGAACCCGATTTCGGGCCACTAATGACCCCAAATAAGGGGGATGGCGTTCCGCCGCCAGAATTCTGGAGGAACCCGCTTAGCCTGGCCGTATCAGGCTTGGATATACCCGATAAGGAGTTCTTCGAGTGCCTCAAACTGAAACCCATTGGCTACGAGATGCTGCTGGCCAGAAAGCAGAAGAGGGCCCAGAAGTCAGTCGAGGAGCAGGTCATGGAGCTTGTCAAGTGGGTGGAGAGTACCCAGTATATTTGGCAAGTGATGCCCGAGAAGCCAATGACTTGGTGCTTGCAGCGACAGCATCTCCAAAGACCACCGAACTGTGGCATTTACATgccaaagcagcatctgcaACGCAAGCAGCAATACCgtcagcaacatcagcaacatcagcaacatcagcaacatcagcaacatcagcaacatcagcaacatcatcagcatcatcaGTATCAACAGAAGAGATATCAACAGCAACACAAGAAATATCAATACAAGCAGCAGCACAAGGTGCCAAACAATCTTTTCAATCTGAGCGTCCACGACAACTGGGGTGCAGCAGGTGCAGCAGCCGTTAACATGTATCCACAGCCAATGGTCACCTGGCCACCGTACTCGCAGCAGAGGATCCACAATTCAAACAAggcgggatcgggatcgggatcgggattcCATGGAAATCAGCGACAGCAAAAAAGCCGTAATTTCATTAACAACTGGTGGGACAATCCCTTCTACGTGAACTGTGTCGCCCAGATGGAGCCCTTCCCGGTGGACCTCATGCCGGAGGAGCTGCACGCAGCGCAAATGTACGCCATGCAAGGCGTACATTTCTATGAGATGCCGATGCCCATGGACACGGTCTACTATGGTGCCCCACCGCCCTATGTGCCCTACCAGCAGGCTGTTGGGCCATTCCAACCCTCGATGGTCCCTCAGATGGGGGGACCACCACCTGGGTTCTATCCAAACCGCCAG